From the Candidatus Margulisiibacteriota bacterium genome, one window contains:
- a CDS encoding glycosyltransferase family 9 protein produces MQKKIISDGIAQSYIKVHRNLDFLYSSIPRISRNQLNAELKNIYQQAKNVGIYFDQQAEIKIGEVIVKFLPLINFLQQQQKKVFVVEPSHIYLTELAEACKDVTLINTNKRLAEKIDLLLSMSVYPCGMTKEYSKLLPSQKIIDIRHLARNVGELWPNHASQTYIYLLSGLAGIKYFPVLPAELEITVKDLLSAKQKLHDTLMKKPKFFQDTYKKWKNSTNFIFNPGVGVTNKVHYQQLRQWHKNNFIELGKMLLDNYPGSNVFIYKRIESEAIADDIYKTLHKYFTGRTYIFMRHPFRQSINMPELIALMKDIINVAISPDTSFMHLSAAGNIPTIGIFGPTDVRQWGALSSDPKNVLLIENNSCNSKSVNADEAICLRYGCEKSCIDEISPQAIFNALPYFLKRNNDD; encoded by the coding sequence ATGCAAAAAAAAATAATTTCTGATGGCATTGCCCAAAGTTACATCAAGGTCCACCGCAACCTTGATTTCCTTTATTCTTCCATACCGCGCATATCCAGAAACCAGTTAAACGCCGAACTAAAAAATATTTATCAACAAGCAAAAAACGTGGGTATTTATTTTGATCAGCAGGCTGAAATAAAAATCGGGGAAGTAATCGTTAAGTTTCTTCCCCTGATAAACTTTCTGCAGCAACAGCAAAAAAAGGTTTTTGTTGTGGAACCTTCACATATTTATTTAACCGAGCTAGCCGAAGCATGCAAAGATGTAACCCTAATTAATACTAATAAAAGACTGGCGGAAAAAATAGATTTGCTTTTATCCATGAGCGTATATCCATGCGGCATGACAAAAGAATACAGCAAACTACTGCCATCACAAAAAATAATAGATATCAGGCATTTGGCCAGAAATGTAGGAGAACTTTGGCCGAATCACGCAAGCCAGACCTATATTTATTTATTAAGCGGACTGGCCGGCATCAAATATTTTCCTGTTTTGCCCGCCGAACTTGAAATAACTGTTAAGGACCTTTTATCGGCTAAACAAAAGCTGCATGATACTTTGATGAAAAAACCGAAGTTTTTTCAGGACACATATAAAAAATGGAAGAATTCCACAAATTTTATTTTTAATCCCGGCGTTGGTGTAACCAATAAGGTCCATTATCAGCAGTTGCGCCAGTGGCATAAAAATAATTTTATCGAGCTGGGCAAAATGCTGCTGGATAACTATCCCGGCTCCAATGTTTTTATTTACAAAAGAATAGAAAGCGAAGCCATTGCTGATGATATATATAAAACACTGCATAAATACTTCACCGGACGAACCTATATATTTATGCGCCATCCTTTTCGTCAGTCAATTAATATGCCGGAGCTGATTGCGCTGATGAAAGATATAATAAACGTGGCTATAAGCCCGGATACCAGCTTTATGCACCTGTCCGCTGCCGGCAATATTCCAACAATCGGAATATTCGGACCAACTGACGTACGGCAATGGGGCGCGCTCAGCTCTGATCCGAAGAATGTACTGCTAATTGAAAATAACAGCTGCAACAGCAAAAGTGTGAATGCCGACGAGGCTATCTGTCTGCGTTACGGCTGTGAAAAATCCTGTATTGATGAAATAAGTCCGCAAGCAATATTTAACGCTTTGCCATATTTTTTAAAAAGGAACAACGATGATTAA
- the queC gene encoding 7-cyano-7-deazaguanine synthase QueC, whose product MNKHAALIILSGGQDSTTALYWSKKKFKLVKAVTFDYGQRHKREIGCARKIAKLAQVQHKVIKINFYKDLSSNALVTENAIKINKKNNLPSTFVPGRNLIFINIAAAYAYEQGIPNLVLGVSQVDYSGYPDCREETIKSQQKTISLGMEFPFVIHTPLIHKTKKETVELARELGMLKMLKFTHTCYLGGKAPCGKCPACLLRAKGFKDAGIKDPLL is encoded by the coding sequence ATCAACAAACATGCTGCGCTTATAATTCTTAGCGGTGGTCAGGATTCTACAACTGCTCTGTATTGGTCCAAAAAAAAGTTTAAACTTGTAAAAGCCGTTACCTTTGACTATGGACAGAGGCATAAGCGGGAGATAGGTTGCGCTCGAAAGATTGCCAAACTGGCTCAGGTGCAGCATAAAGTTATAAAAATAAATTTTTATAAAGATTTATCGTCAAATGCTCTGGTTACAGAAAACGCTATAAAAATAAATAAAAAGAATAACTTGCCCAGCACCTTTGTGCCCGGCAGGAACTTGATTTTTATAAATATTGCCGCGGCCTATGCTTACGAACAGGGCATACCCAACCTGGTACTGGGTGTTTCCCAGGTGGATTACAGCGGTTATCCGGATTGCCGTGAAGAGACTATAAAGAGCCAGCAGAAAACCATTTCTCTGGGCATGGAGTTCCCTTTTGTCATTCATACACCGCTCATTCATAAAACCAAAAAAGAAACTGTGGAACTGGCACGTGAATTAGGTATGTTGAAAATGCTCAAATTTACTCATACCTGTTATCTGGGAGGGAAAGCGCCCTGCGGCAAATGTCCGGCCTGCCTTTTGCGCGCCAAGGGATTTAAGGACGCGGGAATAAAAGACCCTCTGCTTTAA
- a CDS encoding glycosyltransferase family 9 protein, producing the protein MIKQKIVSINIQMFKNSSFLQDVPPVEFEHQVPRCDKMIFNQAENIGVVYDYDNFMKLGEFILKFMTVLSFLKNHNKQLYFFPMKHDYLLDIISRDPDIKIIQEQEAKSKVQMLLHFDLPLGFARQYVAKTFPNTNIINLNNTYFNTLMKVWNNGKNTTRSHITHQGTYTHVSQTDIHKLFHLAGEDYKLTLPDELKTIQADLDIALFKLSEQIKIYNSHFSIKHENWQKNTNFLFNTSVGSSFKRSYQALRQWNTENFTNLGLKLLSDYNESNIFIYKFEENDQTAEDVYAALYKHYPARITIIKNNLPHLVMNIREITALMKDIINVAITPDTGFAHLSAVGNIPTIGLYGATSVKRWGLIGPDPSKLISIENTACTSKNPLALEESCLFEGCNKAQPCINEIKSDKVMEAVGVLVKREAGSGKREA; encoded by the coding sequence ATGATTAAACAAAAAATTGTCAGTATAAATATACAAATGTTCAAAAATTCTTCTTTTCTGCAGGATGTTCCGCCAGTGGAATTTGAACATCAGGTACCGCGCTGCGACAAAATGATATTTAATCAGGCGGAAAATATCGGAGTTGTTTATGATTATGACAATTTCATGAAACTGGGAGAGTTTATTTTAAAATTCATGACAGTGCTCAGTTTTTTGAAAAACCATAACAAACAGCTGTATTTTTTTCCGATGAAGCACGATTATCTGCTGGACATTATCAGCAGGGACCCGGACATAAAAATTATTCAGGAACAGGAAGCCAAAAGTAAAGTACAAATGCTGCTGCATTTTGATTTGCCCCTGGGTTTTGCTCGACAATATGTGGCGAAAACTTTCCCCAACACAAATATTATCAACTTAAATAACACGTACTTTAATACCTTAATGAAAGTATGGAATAATGGTAAAAACACAACTCGCAGCCATATTACTCATCAAGGGACTTATACACATGTTTCGCAGACTGATATTCATAAACTTTTCCATCTGGCAGGAGAGGATTATAAGTTGACCTTACCAGACGAACTGAAAACCATTCAAGCAGATCTTGATATAGCGCTTTTCAAACTTAGTGAACAAATAAAAATCTACAATTCACATTTTTCTATCAAACATGAAAACTGGCAGAAAAATACCAACTTCCTTTTTAACACCAGCGTAGGAAGTTCCTTTAAACGCAGTTATCAGGCTTTGAGACAATGGAACACTGAAAACTTCACAAACCTGGGGTTAAAACTTTTAAGCGATTACAACGAATCAAATATTTTCATCTATAAATTTGAAGAAAATGACCAGACAGCCGAAGATGTGTATGCGGCACTTTACAAGCATTATCCCGCGCGCATAACAATCATTAAAAATAATTTACCTCATCTGGTTATGAATATCAGGGAAATTACAGCTCTAATGAAGGATATCATAAACGTGGCAATAACACCTGACACAGGATTCGCGCACCTGTCCGCAGTCGGCAATATTCCCACAATCGGTCTCTATGGCGCTACTTCTGTGAAGCGCTGGGGGCTGATCGGCCCGGACCCGAGCAAGCTTATCTCCATAGAAAATACAGCCTGTACTTCGAAAAATCCTCTGGCACTGGAAGAATCCTGCCTGTTTGAAGGCTGCAACAAAGCACAGCCGTGCATTAATGAAATAAAGTCGGATAAAGTGATGGAGGCGGTGGGGGTACTCGTGAAGCGGGAAGCGGGAAGCGGGAAGCGGGAAGCGTGA
- a CDS encoding methyl-accepting chemotaxis protein: MLIQLGLKKKLLFTYLTIGLLFVFFIIGALSTISKVKVNGPLYKQIVQGKDLIADILPPPEYIIESYLVVLQIYVALDKNELESLTEKLKSLEKDYNNRLLFWQKDLADSEIKRLIIGDASTYAKKFYALVGNEYIPAALKDDRKVMENLLPQIYSIYLQQRQTIDKVVQLASERNIQDEKAANIIIKTSNAFLFICAVISLLLIGISSLLLPDMIVKPVIKIVQQLAETAMHVSSAAKQINQASQKLAEGATQQAASVEQSSTMIQEISNGTKRTVENANATDFKIDLLKSEAISSTHSMSNMSESMKLIDESSNQTAKILKTIDDIAFQTNLLALNAAVEAARAGEAGKGFSVVAEEVRNLAQRSAEAAKSTASLLESAKKHTKNGVQVADDVGIKLNKIVGGVQEITETIKELVKANNDQSNSINQVDESILEISKVTQTTSASAEETAATAQELSAQAEHLNNAISELNQIING, translated from the coding sequence ATGCTTATACAATTGGGTTTAAAGAAAAAATTGTTGTTTACTTACCTAACCATAGGATTATTGTTCGTTTTCTTTATTATAGGCGCTTTGTCCACGATCAGTAAGGTTAAGGTAAATGGCCCTTTATATAAACAAATTGTACAGGGCAAAGACCTTATTGCTGATATTTTACCCCCTCCGGAATATATCATTGAATCTTATTTGGTAGTTTTACAAATTTATGTTGCGTTGGATAAAAATGAATTAGAATCATTAACTGAAAAATTAAAATCTTTAGAAAAAGATTATAATAACAGACTGTTGTTTTGGCAAAAAGATTTGGCTGATAGTGAAATAAAACGGTTAATTATTGGGGACGCCAGCACCTATGCAAAAAAATTCTATGCTTTGGTTGGCAATGAATATATACCTGCGGCACTCAAAGACGATCGTAAAGTTATGGAAAATTTACTTCCGCAAATTTACAGTATTTATTTACAGCAGCGACAAACAATCGATAAGGTTGTACAACTGGCTTCCGAAAGAAATATACAAGACGAAAAAGCAGCGAATATAATTATAAAAACCAGTAATGCATTCTTGTTTATATGCGCCGTTATCTCACTACTGTTAATTGGTATTAGCAGTTTATTACTGCCGGATATGATTGTTAAGCCGGTTATAAAAATTGTCCAACAGTTAGCAGAAACGGCAATGCATGTATCATCAGCGGCTAAACAGATCAATCAGGCAAGCCAAAAATTGGCAGAAGGAGCTACACAACAGGCTGCATCAGTTGAACAATCATCAACAATGATACAGGAAATTTCTAACGGGACAAAACGTACAGTTGAAAATGCTAATGCCACGGATTTTAAAATTGATTTATTAAAATCTGAAGCAATAAGCAGCACTCACTCTATGAGCAATATGTCTGAGTCTATGAAGCTTATTGACGAATCATCCAATCAAACAGCCAAAATATTAAAAACCATAGATGATATAGCTTTTCAGACCAATTTATTGGCATTGAACGCGGCGGTAGAAGCAGCCAGAGCCGGAGAGGCCGGTAAAGGATTTTCGGTGGTTGCTGAAGAGGTGAGAAATCTGGCACAGCGTAGTGCTGAAGCCGCAAAAAGCACTGCCAGTCTTCTGGAAAGTGCTAAAAAACATACAAAAAACGGTGTGCAGGTTGCAGATGATGTAGGAATAAAATTGAATAAAATCGTGGGAGGTGTGCAGGAGATAACAGAAACAATTAAAGAATTGGTAAAAGCTAATAATGATCAGTCCAATAGTATTAATCAGGTTGATGAATCTATTTTGGAGATAAGCAAGGTAACTCAGACAACATCTGCCAGTGCGGAAGAAACTGCCGCTACAGCGCAGGAGTTAAGCGCGCAGGCGGAACATTTGAATAACGCCATAAGTGAATTAAACCAGATAATTAATGGTTAG
- the cimA gene encoding citramalate synthase — MIKIFDTTLRDGEQSEGISFTLQDKLRITRLLDDFGMDYIEGGWPFSNPKAIEYFKEVRKLKLKHSKIIAFGSTRRAKNSAEEDANLNALIAAKPDGACIFGKTWDFHVTEALKISLEKNLELIEDSLAYLKKHFREVFFDAEHFFDGYKRNPQYAIKCLQAAAKGGADVLVLCDTNGGTLANDVVRIIREVKTKIKTPLGIHAHNDGDMAVANSLLAVHEGCIQVQGTINGYGERCGNANLCSIIPALVLKMKEKTSQVKKMDELTSLSRHVSEIVNIAPNYHQPYVGRSAFSHKGGIHVSAILKNPETYEHLDPKLVGNQQRVVVSDQSGLSNLEYKAKEFGINIDPKSDEIKKLLNDVKELEQMGYQFEEGEASFELMLRRATKKYKPFFKLMGFRIINDQQGDDTYVIEATVKIMIDGEVVHTAGEGNGPVSALDHAFRKALKRKYPQIEDMHLTDYKVRVLNSKKGTDAKVRVIVESADDHETWQTVGVSSNIIEASWNALVDSVEYKLLKETVKN; from the coding sequence ATGATTAAAATTTTTGATACGACATTACGGGATGGTGAGCAGTCCGAGGGTATTTCTTTTACCCTGCAGGACAAACTGCGCATTACCAGACTGCTGGATGATTTTGGAATGGATTATATTGAAGGCGGCTGGCCTTTTTCCAATCCCAAAGCTATTGAATATTTTAAAGAGGTACGCAAATTAAAACTGAAACACTCAAAGATAATTGCTTTTGGCAGCACCAGAAGGGCCAAAAACAGCGCTGAAGAAGACGCCAACCTGAATGCTTTGATAGCGGCCAAACCTGATGGTGCTTGTATTTTCGGTAAAACCTGGGACTTTCATGTTACCGAAGCTTTGAAAATAAGCCTTGAGAAAAACCTGGAGCTCATCGAGGATTCTCTTGCCTATTTAAAGAAACATTTCCGGGAAGTTTTTTTTGACGCCGAACATTTTTTTGACGGCTACAAGCGCAATCCGCAGTATGCCATTAAGTGTTTACAAGCAGCAGCCAAAGGTGGTGCGGATGTTCTTGTGCTTTGCGATACCAATGGTGGCACTCTGGCTAACGATGTTGTCCGGATTATTAGAGAAGTTAAAACAAAAATTAAAACTCCGCTGGGTATTCACGCGCATAATGACGGAGACATGGCCGTGGCCAATTCTCTTCTGGCAGTCCATGAAGGTTGTATACAGGTACAGGGAACAATTAACGGTTATGGTGAACGCTGCGGTAATGCCAATCTCTGTTCTATTATTCCGGCGCTTGTTTTAAAAATGAAAGAAAAGACCTCTCAGGTCAAGAAAATGGATGAGCTCACATCTTTGTCTCGTCATGTCAGCGAGATAGTAAATATCGCGCCCAATTATCATCAACCCTATGTGGGACGTTCGGCGTTTTCACATAAAGGTGGAATTCATGTCAGCGCCATATTGAAAAATCCCGAAACTTATGAACATCTGGACCCGAAGCTTGTCGGTAATCAGCAGAGAGTTGTCGTGTCCGATCAGTCCGGTTTAAGTAACCTGGAATACAAGGCTAAAGAGTTTGGTATCAATATTGACCCCAAAAGTGATGAAATTAAGAAATTGCTGAATGATGTCAAAGAACTTGAACAAATGGGCTATCAGTTTGAAGAAGGAGAAGCTTCATTTGAGCTTATGCTGCGCAGGGCTACCAAAAAATATAAACCGTTTTTTAAATTGATGGGCTTTCGGATAATTAATGATCAACAAGGTGATGATACCTATGTAATTGAGGCGACAGTAAAGATTATGATTGACGGAGAAGTCGTACATACAGCCGGAGAAGGTAATGGTCCCGTTAGTGCCCTGGATCACGCGTTTAGAAAGGCTTTAAAAAGAAAATATCCGCAAATCGAAGATATGCATTTAACCGACTATAAGGTCAGAGTTTTAAATAGCAAGAAGGGTACCGATGCCAAAGTCAGAGTAATCGTTGAGTCTGCCGATGATCATGAAACCTGGCAAACAGTAGGTGTAAGCAGCAATATAATAGAAGCCAGCTGGAATGCCCTGGTAGACAGTGTCGAATATAAATTATTAAAAGAAACTGTAAAGAATTAA